A single window of Candidatus Kapaibacterium thiocyanatum DNA harbors:
- a CDS encoding phosphate starvation-inducible protein PhoH, producing the protein MVEKKIKITDVDPLDLFGSQESNLQLIENKFDTAITVRGDTIILRGEPAEVRKIEMIFNELLYTLQRNGKLSLTDVSMIIDLVDGGRAGQAPQVSTDELDSVILWGKKEVIRARTPRQMEYYQKAQSNDLVFCIGPAGTGKTFLAVAMALSALRANEVTRIILSRPAVEAGESLGFLPGDISEKVDPYLRPLLDALADMVSPDKLKSMLDRRIVEIIPLAYMRGRTLNNSFIILDEAQNSTRMQMKMFLTRLGKNSKAIVTGDVTQIDLARRTDSGLTDVHQLFKGIQGIGFVEFDKVDVVRHRLVAEIIGAYERADLNNGSTA; encoded by the coding sequence ATCGTCGAAAAGAAGATCAAGATCACCGACGTCGACCCGCTCGACCTGTTCGGTTCGCAGGAGTCCAACCTGCAGCTCATCGAGAACAAGTTCGATACGGCCATCACAGTGCGCGGGGATACGATCATCCTGCGCGGCGAGCCGGCCGAAGTGCGCAAGATCGAGATGATCTTCAATGAACTTCTCTATACGCTGCAACGCAACGGCAAGCTGAGCCTGACGGATGTCTCCATGATCATCGACCTCGTGGATGGCGGCCGTGCCGGCCAGGCCCCGCAGGTGAGCACGGACGAACTGGACAGCGTCATCCTCTGGGGCAAGAAGGAAGTCATTCGCGCCCGCACGCCGCGGCAGATGGAATACTATCAGAAGGCACAATCGAACGATCTCGTCTTCTGTATCGGGCCGGCAGGTACGGGCAAGACCTTCCTCGCCGTGGCCATGGCCCTGAGCGCGCTCCGCGCCAACGAAGTCACACGCATCATCCTGTCCCGTCCGGCCGTGGAGGCAGGCGAATCGCTCGGCTTTCTTCCGGGCGACATCTCGGAGAAGGTCGACCCCTATCTGCGCCCCCTGCTCGATGCCCTGGCCGATATGGTGAGCCCCGACAAGCTGAAGAGCATGCTCGATCGCCGTATCGTCGAGATCATTCCCCTCGCCTACATGAGAGGCCGCACGCTGAACAACTCTTTCATCATCCTCGACGAAGCGCAGAACTCGACGAGGATGCAGATGAAGATGTTCCTCACGCGCCTCGGCAAGAACTCCAAGGCGATCGTCACGGGTGACGTCACACAGATCGACCTCGCCAGACGTACGGACTCGGGCCTCACGGACGTCCATCAGCTCTTCAAGGGAATCCAGGGAATCGGCTTCGTCGAATTCGACAAGGTCGACGTCGTGCGTCACCGTCTCGTCGCGGAAATCATCGGCGCTTACGAGCGTGCGGATTTGAACAACGGCTCCACTGCATGA
- a CDS encoding valine--tRNA ligase: protein MNELLPKTYTPADAEPRWYAAWERAGHFSSAPSEREPYSILMPPPNVTGILHFGHVLNHTLQDMYIRWNRLRGFETCWFPGLDHAGIATQSKVEQELKKEGLSRYDLGRDAFVDRVWQWKEKYGGIILQQLRTLGNSSDWERTLFTMDDSASNAVRDVFIRLFDEGLIYRGKRIINWSPVAQSALSDEEVVFKEVKEHIYTLRYHLEDGSATLLVATVRPETIFADVAVAVNPRDERYAHLIGKYVIVPIGGQRVPIIADDYADPTFGTGCVKITPAHDPNDFEIGVRHGLPMPSCINADATLNELAGEFAGLDRFKGRRKIVTALEERELMEKVEDYTHNVGFSERGGEVVEPYLSDQWFVNMKPLAEPALKVVLDGEVRFYPEHWVKTYEHWMTNIRDWCISRQLWWGHRIPVYYSEDGRYTAAHSSEEACGKLGLPAGTPLIQDPDVLDTWFSSWLWPLTTMGWQGEENGKEGPDAARLMDYYLPTDLLVTGPDIIFFWVARMIMATLKFRGTVPFKDVYFTSIIRDSKGRKLSKSLGNSPDPLDVMSKYGADAVRFTMIYLAPLGQDVRLDVDEKTQDIPSMEIGRNFANKLWNAARFLQMKKVEADLPEGIAPSFTLSTADMWITSRYNSTVAAATQALEDYKLTEYSKTLYDFVWRDFCDWYVEVFKVQFNAHQDAGYRAGLLVFAFSIFEGVLKLLHPVMPFLTDELWHGLFGHDDARTVGLAGVPVVDAAAIVPDTEARFDLLQTVVEAVRRQRAEMAIPPSERLPLHLSCDPDLAAFLEEQRNIIATFGRCSDLVIGTNLPKPAGSVADVVRGVEVFLVLEGKVDLGKERQRLTKELERLRGQIAGIEKKLSNQGFLAGARPDVVDVERRKLSDWTTTATKLEQNIAGLA from the coding sequence ATGAATGAATTGCTGCCCAAGACCTACACTCCGGCGGATGCCGAACCACGCTGGTATGCGGCGTGGGAACGTGCCGGACATTTCTCATCCGCTCCTTCCGAACGCGAGCCGTATTCGATCCTGATGCCGCCTCCGAACGTGACGGGTATCCTTCACTTCGGTCATGTACTGAACCATACGCTCCAGGATATGTATATCCGCTGGAATCGTCTGCGCGGCTTCGAGACATGCTGGTTTCCCGGACTCGATCATGCCGGTATCGCCACGCAGTCGAAGGTCGAACAGGAGCTGAAGAAGGAAGGTCTCTCCCGTTACGATCTGGGTCGCGATGCCTTCGTCGATCGCGTGTGGCAATGGAAGGAGAAGTACGGTGGCATCATCCTCCAGCAGCTGCGGACTCTCGGCAACTCGTCGGACTGGGAGCGCACGCTGTTCACGATGGACGACAGTGCTTCCAATGCCGTACGCGACGTCTTCATCCGGTTGTTCGATGAGGGACTGATCTATCGCGGCAAGCGCATCATCAACTGGTCGCCCGTGGCACAGAGTGCGTTGAGCGACGAGGAGGTGGTATTCAAGGAAGTCAAGGAACACATCTATACGCTGCGATACCATCTCGAGGATGGTTCGGCGACGTTGCTCGTGGCGACGGTACGCCCGGAAACGATCTTCGCCGACGTCGCCGTGGCCGTGAATCCACGCGATGAACGGTATGCCCACCTGATCGGCAAATACGTCATCGTACCGATCGGCGGACAACGCGTTCCGATCATCGCCGACGACTATGCCGATCCGACGTTCGGTACGGGCTGCGTGAAGATCACGCCCGCCCACGATCCGAACGACTTCGAGATAGGCGTCCGTCACGGACTGCCGATGCCGTCGTGCATCAACGCCGATGCGACCCTGAACGAGCTGGCAGGGGAGTTTGCCGGTCTCGATCGCTTCAAGGGACGACGGAAGATCGTAACGGCGCTCGAAGAACGCGAGCTCATGGAGAAGGTCGAAGACTATACGCACAATGTCGGCTTCTCCGAACGTGGTGGCGAAGTCGTCGAACCGTATCTGAGCGATCAGTGGTTCGTCAACATGAAGCCTCTGGCGGAACCCGCGCTCAAGGTCGTCCTCGACGGTGAAGTCCGGTTCTATCCGGAACATTGGGTGAAGACGTACGAGCACTGGATGACGAATATCCGCGACTGGTGCATTTCGCGTCAGCTATGGTGGGGCCATCGCATTCCCGTCTACTATTCGGAGGATGGGCGCTACACTGCCGCCCATTCGTCGGAAGAAGCATGTGGAAAACTCGGCCTGCCCGCAGGAACGCCCCTGATCCAGGATCCGGACGTACTGGACACGTGGTTCTCGTCATGGCTCTGGCCGTTGACGACGATGGGATGGCAGGGCGAAGAGAACGGCAAGGAAGGCCCCGATGCCGCACGACTCATGGACTACTACCTGCCGACCGATCTTCTCGTGACCGGGCCGGATATCATCTTCTTCTGGGTAGCACGGATGATCATGGCCACGCTCAAGTTCCGTGGTACGGTCCCGTTCAAGGATGTCTACTTCACGAGTATCATACGAGACAGCAAAGGCCGTAAGCTTTCCAAGTCGTTGGGTAATTCACCTGATCCGCTTGACGTGATGTCGAAGTACGGCGCGGATGCAGTAAGATTTACAATGATTTACCTTGCTCCGCTCGGACAGGATGTGCGTCTCGACGTCGACGAGAAGACGCAGGACATCCCCTCGATGGAGATCGGCCGTAACTTCGCGAACAAGCTCTGGAACGCGGCCCGTTTTCTCCAGATGAAGAAGGTCGAGGCCGATCTGCCGGAAGGAATCGCACCGTCCTTCACGTTATCAACAGCCGACATGTGGATAACGTCGCGCTACAACTCCACTGTAGCTGCTGCAACGCAAGCCCTTGAAGATTATAAGCTAACGGAATATTCGAAGACGCTCTACGACTTTGTCTGGCGGGACTTCTGCGACTGGTACGTCGAAGTCTTCAAGGTGCAGTTCAATGCGCATCAGGATGCCGGATATCGTGCGGGATTGCTCGTCTTCGCCTTCTCCATCTTCGAAGGCGTGTTGAAGCTCCTGCATCCCGTCATGCCGTTCCTTACCGACGAACTGTGGCATGGTCTGTTCGGACACGACGACGCCCGTACGGTAGGTCTCGCAGGTGTACCGGTCGTGGATGCCGCGGCCATCGTGCCTGATACGGAAGCCCGATTCGACCTGCTGCAGACCGTCGTCGAAGCCGTTCGTCGTCAGCGTGCCGAAATGGCCATTCCGCCGAGCGAACGTCTGCCGTTGCATCTGTCGTGCGATCCGGACCTTGCCGCCTTCCTGGAAGAGCAGCGCAACATCATCGCGACGTTCGGTCGTTGCAGCGACCTCGTCATCGGTACGAATCTGCCGAAGCCTGCGGGCAGTGTCGCCGACGTCGTCCGGGGTGTGGAAGTCTTCCTCGTTCTCGAAGGCAAGGTCGATCTCGGCAAGGAACGTCAGCGTCTGACGAAGGAACTCGAGCGACTGCGCGGGCAGATCGCCGGAATCGAGAAGAAGCTCTCCAACCAGGGATTCCTCGCCGGTGCCAGGCCCGACGTCGTGGATGTCGAACGACGGAAGCTGTCCGACTGGACCACGACGGCAACGAAGCTTGAGCAGAACATCGCCGGCCTGGCATGA